A window of the Roseburia sp. 831b genome harbors these coding sequences:
- a CDS encoding ion transporter: protein MRKRVFEIIEVANENDSISSLYDGFMLVTIIISIVPLCFKSQSAGFLYIDRITAMIFILDYFLRWMTADLKLKKYKSRAFLMYPFTPMAIIDLFSILPSITILNPGFRLLKLFRLVRTFRIFKFIRYSKSIRVILNVLKKEKDVLLAVGYLALGYIVVAGLIMFQVEPDSFDSLFDAIYWSTTALTTVGYGDIYPVTVFGKLVSMISSIVGIAVVALPAGVITGGYIDEIKKSRED, encoded by the coding sequence ATGAGAAAAAGAGTTTTTGAAATTATTGAGGTCGCAAATGAAAATGATAGCATAAGCTCTCTTTATGATGGCTTTATGTTGGTTACCATAATTATCAGCATAGTGCCACTTTGCTTTAAAAGCCAGAGTGCGGGTTTCCTATATATCGACCGCATTACAGCAATGATTTTTATATTAGATTATTTCCTTCGATGGATGACGGCAGATTTGAAATTAAAAAAATACAAAAGCAGAGCATTTCTGATGTACCCATTTACTCCAATGGCAATCATAGACTTGTTTTCAATTTTGCCATCGATCACGATTTTAAATCCGGGATTTCGTTTGTTAAAGCTGTTTCGGTTGGTAAGAACCTTTCGGATTTTTAAATTTATCAGATATTCCAAGAGCATTCGCGTTATCTTAAATGTATTAAAGAAAGAAAAAGATGTGTTGCTGGCGGTTGGGTATCTCGCATTAGGATATATTGTGGTTGCGGGGCTGATTATGTTCCAGGTTGAGCCGGATAGTTTTGACAGTTTGTTTGATGCGATATACTGGTCAACCACGGCACTGACGACGGTAGGGTACGGCGATATTTACCCGGTAACAGTATTTGGAAAATTAGTGAGCATGATTTCTTCTATTGTTGGGATTGCAGTCGTTGCGCTTCCGGCTGGTGTGATTACCGGTGGATATATTGATGAGATTAAGAAGAGCAGGGAAGATTAG
- a CDS encoding ABC transporter permease, producing the protein MNQEFEIVGIRETVQTVPQIKKKRKEIPFLSITLLSIIVLGCLFCNLIMTKDPTYLDLKNYSTAPNREFWFGTDTMGRDIFSMIWYGGRISLLVGFLATFLSTLIAIVFGSISGCAPKWLDDGLMRLTEILLSVPNLLLVILIQAILGTPNVWSISFVIGVTSWTSIAKIVRTEVRQIRNSDYVIASKCMGGSFWHILWEHLTPNFMSSIMFMVVMNIRSAIVAESTLSFMGIGLPIEKISWGSMLSLADKAMMSKFWWMILIPGLFLVTTLMCITNIGNYLRKQSNQKESNLS; encoded by the coding sequence ATGAATCAGGAATTTGAAATTGTAGGAATTCGTGAAACTGTTCAAACTGTTCCTCAAATTAAGAAAAAAAGAAAAGAGATACCGTTTCTTTCCATTACCTTATTGTCCATCATTGTGTTGGGATGCCTTTTTTGTAATCTGATTATGACAAAGGACCCGACCTATCTTGATTTGAAAAATTATTCCACAGCTCCAAACCGTGAGTTTTGGTTTGGAACAGATACGATGGGGCGGGATATTTTTTCGATGATCTGGTACGGCGGAAGAATTTCACTTCTAGTGGGATTCCTCGCAACATTTCTTTCGACGTTGATTGCGATTGTGTTCGGTTCCATCAGCGGCTGCGCACCGAAATGGCTGGATGATGGTCTGATGCGCCTTACCGAAATTTTGTTGAGTGTGCCAAATCTTTTGCTTGTGATTTTGATTCAGGCGATTCTTGGAACACCAAATGTATGGAGCATCTCGTTTGTCATCGGCGTGACAAGCTGGACGAGCATTGCCAAAATTGTGCGCACGGAGGTCAGACAGATTCGAAACAGCGACTATGTCATTGCCTCAAAATGCATGGGTGGAAGTTTTTGGCATATTTTATGGGAGCACTTAACGCCAAACTTCATGTCATCCATCATGTTCATGGTCGTCATGAACATTCGCAGCGCCATCGTGGCAGAATCGACACTCAGCTTCATGGGAATCGGTCTTCCGATTGAAAAAATATCCTGGGGCAGCATGCTCTCGCTCGCAGACAAGGCGATGATGTCAAAATTCTGGTGGATGATTCTGATTCCGGGACTTTTTCTGGTGACGACTTTGATGTGTATCACCAATATTGGGAATTATTTAAGGAAGCAGTCGAACCAGAAGGAGAGTAATCTTTCTTAG
- a CDS encoding ABC transporter permease, whose product MKQNKVLYYGKKCILFLVSVFLLSLLVFYIARLAPGDPLVSYYGDRVEKMSPEEHAWAEERLGLNEPIYVQYIKWLGNAFHGDFGISYKYKMDVLEVIGGRMVNTLILGGIGFVLIFGLALLLGILCAWFEDSLLDKIICQVGTLISCIPEFWMSLVLIFIFSIQLHLMPSSGAYTSVYEDSIGDRIVHLILPMTVVVLGHLWYYAYMIRNKMLEEVRADYVLLAKAKGLTKKTIVFRHCLRNMMPTYFSIMAISVPHILGGTYIVETVFSYPGLGTLSYESARYKDYNLLMVLCILSGIVVILSNMIAQTINERIDPRMKENTSVVEGERHESGI is encoded by the coding sequence ATGAAACAGAATAAAGTTCTTTATTATGGGAAAAAATGCATATTGTTTCTCGTCAGCGTCTTTTTGCTTTCCCTTCTTGTTTTTTACATTGCAAGGCTTGCACCGGGAGACCCGCTGGTGTCCTATTATGGAGACCGCGTGGAGAAAATGAGTCCGGAGGAGCACGCCTGGGCAGAGGAGAGGCTGGGGCTGAATGAGCCGATTTACGTGCAGTATATCAAATGGCTGGGAAATGCATTTCACGGCGATTTTGGAATTTCTTATAAATATAAGATGGACGTCTTAGAGGTGATTGGTGGGCGGATGGTCAATACACTGATTTTAGGTGGAATCGGATTTGTTCTGATATTCGGGCTTGCTCTGCTGCTGGGCATTTTATGTGCCTGGTTTGAGGACAGCCTGTTGGACAAAATTATCTGTCAGGTCGGAACGCTTATCAGTTGTATTCCGGAGTTTTGGATGTCGCTGGTGTTGATTTTTATTTTTTCCATTCAACTACATTTGATGCCGAGTTCGGGAGCCTACACGAGTGTTTATGAGGATTCGATTGGAGACCGCATCGTGCATCTGATTTTGCCGATGACGGTTGTGGTACTGGGGCATCTGTGGTATTACGCGTACATGATTCGAAATAAGATGCTTGAGGAAGTGCGCGCTGATTATGTGCTGCTTGCAAAAGCAAAAGGGCTGACAAAGAAAACGATTGTGTTTCGTCATTGTCTGCGTAACATGATGCCAACGTATTTTAGCATTATGGCAATTTCTGTGCCGCATATTCTGGGCGGAACCTATATTGTGGAGACTGTTTTTTCCTATCCGGGCCTCGGAACGCTTTCCTATGAGAGTGCGCGCTACAAGGACTATAATCTGTTGATGGTTTTGTGTATTTTATCTGGAATTGTTGTGATTTTGAGTAACATGATAGCGCAGACCATCAATGAGCGGATTGACCCTAGGATGAAGGAAAATACAAGTGTTGTGGAAGGAGAGCGTCATGAATCAGGAATTTGA
- a CDS encoding ATP-binding cassette domain-containing protein, which produces MKDKNLVEIQHLSQYFPLQKKMVIKAVEDVSFSIKEGEVFGLVGESGSGKSTVARCIMNLYQPTAGKIVYKGIDTCDKKQFRANRKLLQTDRQIIFQDSSSSLNQRRKVSEIITEPLRISKKKTLRESYLAEAEFQMKYVGLDAGFLKKYPSELSGGQRQRVAIARALSMEPSLLVADEPIASLDVSIQAQIVNLFKHLQQEHGFSILFIAHDLAMVEFLCDRIGVMYHGKLVEVAPTKELFEHPLHPYTKSLLSAIPIPDPRKERARKLISFDEENFCRDGELVEVSAGHFVLQQQKDRSMLERQQRNDKSRLERLQQQNTTLEEGEKMRDETE; this is translated from the coding sequence ATGAAGGATAAAAATTTAGTAGAAATACAGCACTTGTCACAGTATTTTCCATTGCAGAAAAAAATGGTAATCAAAGCGGTGGAGGATGTCTCTTTTTCCATAAAAGAGGGGGAAGTGTTCGGGCTTGTCGGGGAATCCGGCTCCGGAAAATCAACGGTTGCGCGCTGCATCATGAATTTATACCAGCCGACTGCCGGAAAAATTGTATACAAGGGAATTGACACCTGCGATAAAAAGCAGTTTCGTGCGAATCGCAAGCTCCTGCAGACCGACCGGCAGATTATTTTTCAGGATTCGAGTTCCAGCTTGAACCAGCGCAGAAAAGTGAGTGAGATTATCACAGAGCCGCTTCGCATCAGCAAAAAAAAGACGCTGCGGGAATCCTACTTAGCGGAGGCGGAATTTCAGATGAAATATGTCGGCTTAGACGCAGGATTTTTGAAAAAGTATCCGTCGGAACTGTCCGGCGGACAGCGACAGAGGGTGGCGATTGCAAGGGCACTTTCGATGGAACCGTCTCTTCTGGTTGCGGATGAACCGATTGCGTCTTTGGATGTGTCAATTCAGGCGCAGATTGTGAATCTGTTTAAACACTTGCAGCAGGAACACGGTTTTTCAATTCTATTTATTGCGCATGACCTTGCGATGGTGGAGTTTTTGTGCGACCGCATTGGTGTGATGTATCACGGAAAACTGGTGGAGGTCGCACCGACAAAAGAATTATTTGAGCATCCGCTGCACCCGTACACGAAGTCGCTTCTCTCGGCAATCCCGATTCCAGACCCAAGAAAAGAACGTGCAAGAAAATTGATTTCGTTTGATGAGGAGAATTTTTGCAGGGATGGAGAACTGGTGGAGGTCAGTGCAGGTCATTTTGTGTTGCAACAACAGAAGGATAGGAGCATGTTGGAGAGACAGCAGAGGAATGATAAAAGCAGGCTGGAGAGGCTGCAACAGCAGAATACAACATTAGAAGAAGGAGAGAAGATGCGGGATGAAACAGAATAA
- a CDS encoding ABC transporter ATP-binding protein, with the protein MENVLEVKNLSVSFDTPQGEVQAVRDVSFSLKKGEVLAIVGESGCGKSVLCKSIMKMLPKSGKIKSGTILANGVDITNYRERDMAKLRGSIFSMVFQDPMTSLNPTMTIGAQIAEAVKKQQPRIGKAELEKRVIELMELVGIENAKERKNLYPHHFSGGMRQRSVMAIALAGNPQILFADEPTTALDVTIQAQILDLLREVQQKLQTATVFVTHDLGVVARVADRVAVMYAGKIVEIGTVEEIFYDARHPYTWGLMQALPGFSKGKEKLHVIPGMPPTLIDPPKGDAFACRNEYALAIDYEKQPPMFQVSDTHYAATWLLDERAPKIASPIGGNEDEG; encoded by the coding sequence ATGGAAAACGTATTAGAAGTAAAAAATTTATCGGTCAGCTTTGATACCCCGCAGGGGGAGGTGCAGGCAGTGCGGGACGTTTCTTTTTCGTTAAAAAAAGGCGAAGTGCTGGCGATTGTCGGCGAGTCCGGCTGTGGAAAAAGTGTCCTTTGCAAAAGTATCATGAAGATGCTGCCAAAGAGTGGAAAAATAAAATCAGGAACTATTCTCGCCAATGGCGTCGATATCACGAATTACAGGGAACGTGATATGGCAAAATTGCGCGGCAGCATTTTTTCCATGGTGTTTCAGGACCCGATGACCTCCCTAAATCCGACGATGACAATCGGGGCGCAGATTGCGGAAGCCGTCAAAAAACAGCAGCCACGCATTGGAAAAGCGGAATTGGAAAAAAGAGTCATCGAGTTGATGGAGCTGGTTGGCATTGAAAATGCGAAGGAGCGGAAAAATCTGTATCCGCATCATTTTTCCGGTGGAATGCGTCAGAGAAGTGTGATGGCGATTGCGCTTGCTGGAAATCCGCAAATTCTCTTTGCAGATGAGCCAACGACAGCGTTAGATGTCACAATTCAGGCGCAGATTTTGGATTTGCTTCGGGAAGTACAGCAGAAGTTACAGACGGCGACCGTTTTTGTCACGCATGACTTAGGCGTAGTGGCACGTGTCGCAGACCGCGTTGCAGTTATGTATGCCGGAAAAATCGTAGAAATCGGAACGGTGGAAGAAATTTTTTACGATGCAAGGCATCCTTATACCTGGGGCTTGATGCAGGCGCTCCCCGGTTTTTCAAAGGGAAAGGAAAAACTGCACGTGATACCGGGCATGCCGCCGACGTTAATTGACCCGCCAAAGGGCGATGCGTTTGCCTGCCGAAATGAGTACGCGCTCGCAATCGATTACGAAAAGCAGCCGCCGATGTTTCAGGTGTCCGACACGCATTATGCGGCAACATGGCTTCTCGATGAACGGGCGCCAAAGATTGCTTCTCCGATAGGAGGAAACGAAGATGAAGGATAA
- a CDS encoding ABC transporter substrate-binding protein, giving the protein MKKIISVLLVAAMTVSMAACGKGNTQGNANQETGTEQASGTTTLVYGSGDYTRINPAMDEHGEINILLFNGLTAHNGDNEVIPSLAKSWEFDEETNTYTFHLEEGVKWHDGEPFTANDVKFTIEAIMDPENGSENAPNFEDVEEITVEDDYTVSFRLSAPNVAFLDYMTMAILPQHLLEGEDMQESDFFRHPIGTGPYKLASWDEGQAITLEKNEDYFKGAANIDQIIFKIVTDDNAKAIQMESGELDLALLTPKDAKTFADKDGYTCYDMKTSDYRGIMYNFNNEYWTENKDIIPAINYAIDREAIVEAVLLGEGMAAYGPLQRNIYNNEDVEHYDYNPEKSKEILESVGCEMGDDGFYYRDGEKISFVLSVGAGDQVRLDIAQAAAQQLGEVGIECKVEVPTEVDWSGQMAYLIGWGSPFDADDHTYKVFGTGKGANYSSYSNTLVDQYLTEARESDDTEVRAKAYAKFQEELAKDPAYTFICYIDANYVAKSNISGINADTVMGHHGVGIFWNVTEWEITN; this is encoded by the coding sequence ATGAAAAAAATCATATCAGTTTTATTGGTGGCTGCAATGACAGTTTCCATGGCTGCGTGTGGAAAGGGAAACACACAAGGCAATGCAAATCAGGAGACCGGAACCGAGCAGGCGTCTGGTACGACCACGCTCGTATACGGAAGCGGTGATTATACCAGAATCAATCCGGCAATGGATGAACACGGTGAAATCAATATTTTACTTTTTAACGGATTGACCGCACACAATGGGGATAACGAAGTCATTCCTTCCCTCGCAAAAAGCTGGGAATTTGACGAGGAGACCAATACCTACACCTTCCATCTGGAAGAGGGCGTGAAATGGCACGATGGCGAACCTTTTACCGCAAATGACGTGAAGTTTACCATCGAGGCGATTATGGATCCGGAAAATGGTTCTGAAAATGCACCAAACTTTGAGGACGTCGAGGAGATTACGGTGGAAGATGACTATACAGTGTCTTTTCGCTTGTCAGCGCCAAACGTTGCATTTTTGGATTACATGACGATGGCGATTCTTCCACAGCATTTGTTGGAGGGAGAAGATATGCAGGAATCTGATTTTTTCCGCCATCCAATCGGAACAGGACCTTATAAACTGGCAAGCTGGGACGAGGGACAGGCAATCACGCTGGAAAAAAATGAAGATTATTTCAAGGGTGCCGCAAACATCGACCAGATTATTTTTAAAATTGTGACAGACGATAATGCAAAAGCAATCCAGATGGAATCCGGCGAGCTTGACCTTGCACTTTTGACGCCAAAGGATGCGAAAACTTTTGCGGACAAAGATGGCTATACCTGCTATGACATGAAAACCTCTGATTACCGGGGCATCATGTATAATTTTAATAACGAATACTGGACTGAAAATAAAGACATCATTCCGGCAATCAACTACGCAATCGACCGCGAGGCGATTGTCGAGGCGGTGCTGCTTGGAGAGGGCATGGCAGCTTATGGTCCTCTGCAGCGAAATATTTATAATAATGAAGATGTGGAACATTATGATTACAATCCGGAAAAATCAAAAGAGATTTTAGAGTCCGTTGGATGCGAGATGGGAGACGACGGTTTCTATTATAGAGATGGTGAAAAAATCAGCTTTGTGTTAAGCGTCGGCGCGGGCGACCAGGTGCGTCTTGACATTGCGCAGGCAGCAGCACAGCAGCTTGGTGAGGTTGGAATTGAGTGTAAGGTGGAAGTTCCGACAGAAGTGGACTGGAGCGGTCAGATGGCATACCTGATTGGATGGGGAAGCCCATTTGATGCAGACGACCATACCTACAAAGTGTTTGGCACCGGAAAAGGAGCGAATTACAGTTCGTATTCGAATACGCTTGTGGATCAGTATCTGACAGAGGCGAGAGAATCGGACGATACCGAGGTTCGTGCAAAAGCTTATGCAAAATTCCAGGAGGAACTTGCAAAAGACCCTGCCTATACTTTTATCTGTTACATTGACGCCAATTATGTTGCAAAATCCAATATTTCCGGTATTAATGCCGATACAGTCATGGGACATCACGGCGTTGGCATCTTTTGGAATGTAACCGAATGGGAAATTACGAACTAG